Proteins co-encoded in one Candidatus Thiodictyon syntrophicum genomic window:
- a CDS encoding phage virion morphogenesis protein — translation MAGTNITIRVDDAAVRAALGALIAKVGKPAAALRDIGEYLLLATDQRFRAQRAPDGTPWAPNSDVTLLRALGRGGLSRRRTASGGRTLTASGARRLAVKMILRQKGFLQDTLRYDLTAGGTGLQFGTDRKYGAMQQFGGTRSQWPHLWGDIPARPFLGVTGEDSSEILALLRRHLVQAL, via the coding sequence ATGGCCGGCACCAACATCACCATCCGCGTCGACGACGCCGCCGTGCGTGCGGCCCTGGGCGCCCTGATTGCCAAGGTCGGCAAGCCGGCGGCGGCCCTGCGCGACATCGGCGAGTACCTGCTGCTGGCCACCGACCAGCGCTTCCGCGCCCAGCGCGCGCCCGACGGCACGCCCTGGGCGCCCAACAGCGATGTGACCCTGCTGCGCGCGCTCGGGCGCGGCGGGCTGTCGCGGCGGCGCACCGCGAGCGGCGGGCGCACCCTGACCGCCAGCGGCGCGCGGCGCCTGGCCGTGAAGATGATCCTGCGCCAGAAGGGATTCCTGCAGGACACCCTGCGCTATGACCTCACCGCGGGCGGCACCGGGCTTCAGTTCGGCACCGACCGCAAGTACGGGGCGATGCAGCAATTCGGCGGCACCCGCAGCCAGTGGCCGCACCTGTGGGGGGACATCCCGGCGCGGCCGTTCCTGGGTGTGACGGGGGAGGATTCGTCGGAAATCCTCGCCCTCCTGCGCCGACACCTGGTGCAGGCGCTGTAG
- a CDS encoding phage protease — protein sequence MSPPPRIAALALPATVGAAQLLLPAGTFDAPRGAMLGAGPWHLSEAQGRAQASALAQHAADLPIDYEHQTLRAADNGQPAPAAGWICPADILYEAGRGLVAATVHWTERAAAYITAGEYRYLSPVFTYGADGAVRELLHLALTNTPALDYLPEVALAAASLLSHAPAEAPMDDMRERVLYLLNLPMTTNDAELLAELDKLKALLGNGPDGTAATSLPALLAERDTRIAALTAQVQAAPPADLITELRGQVAALMADGQARARTTLLAAAVADGRLPRDGKLFAYAQQLNPDALTALLADLPPIAALSGTQTGGQAPAAVATDATDGGPFTAALAAEFGTEDAYRAYQRAEQDGRIKHFGGTK from the coding sequence ATGTCACCGCCCCCCCGCATCGCCGCCCTCGCGCTCCCCGCTACCGTCGGGGCGGCGCAATTGCTGTTGCCCGCGGGCACCTTCGATGCCCCACGCGGGGCCATGCTGGGCGCGGGCCCCTGGCACCTGAGCGAGGCCCAGGGCCGCGCCCAGGCCAGTGCCCTGGCGCAGCACGCGGCGGATCTCCCGATCGACTACGAACACCAGACCCTGCGCGCGGCCGACAACGGCCAGCCGGCCCCGGCGGCGGGCTGGATTTGCCCGGCTGACATCCTCTATGAAGCCGGCCGCGGCCTGGTCGCGGCGACGGTGCACTGGACCGAGCGCGCCGCCGCGTACATCACGGCCGGCGAGTACCGCTATCTATCCCCGGTCTTCACTTACGGCGCCGACGGCGCGGTGCGCGAGCTGCTGCACCTGGCCCTGACCAACACCCCGGCGCTCGACTATCTACCGGAGGTCGCGCTGGCCGCGGCCTCTCTCCTGTCCCATGCCCCTGCGGAGGCCCCGATGGATGACATGCGCGAGCGCGTGCTCTACCTGCTGAATCTTCCTATGACCACGAACGACGCGGAGCTGCTCGCCGAACTGGACAAGCTCAAGGCGCTGCTGGGCAACGGCCCCGACGGCACCGCGGCGACCTCGCTGCCGGCGCTGCTGGCGGAGCGCGACACCCGCATCGCGGCCCTGACGGCCCAGGTGCAGGCCGCCCCGCCGGCGGACCTGATCACCGAACTGCGCGGCCAAGTGGCGGCCCTGATGGCCGACGGGCAGGCGCGTGCGCGTACCACCCTGCTGGCCGCCGCGGTCGCCGACGGCAGGCTGCCGCGCGACGGCAAGCTGTTCGCCTATGCGCAGCAACTCAACCCGGACGCCTTGACCGCGCTGCTGGCCGACCTGCCGCCGATCGCGGCGCTGTCGGGCACCCAGACCGGCGGCCAGGCCCCGGCGGCGGTCGCCACTGACGCCACCGACGGCGGCCCCTTCACTGCCGCCCTGGCGGCCGAGTTCGGGACCGAGGACGCCTACCGGGCCTATCAGCGCGCTGAGCAGGACGGGCGCATCAAACACTTTGGAGGTACCAAGTGA
- a CDS encoding Mu-like prophage major head subunit gpT family protein codes for MPTIPQPARISTSRAVIALLVQQMEDALGDDWTGQIANPTPFASDQESETYAWLSEVPKLREWLGGRQAVGLSESGFTIRNRKFESTIEIAVDWMRRDKTGQIRQRINELADADRAHWAELLTDLIIAAEDTVCYDGQYFFDSDHPDPSQGTSATQSNDLTYDSVSVTVPTTVEFVAATLSATKALLKMRTEKGRYLNAGAKRFTLMVPVDFMDVAAAALGATVIADTVSRTNTIQVLATLGGFGYDLVINPRLTWTTKFALFRGDRNAQALIRQQEQATQVSAIAEGSELEFQKDVHQYGLKAIRGAGFGRWQHSALLTFV; via the coding sequence ATGCCTACGATCCCCCAACCCGCCCGCATCAGCACCAGCCGCGCCGTCATTGCGCTCTTGGTGCAACAGATGGAAGACGCGCTCGGCGACGACTGGACCGGCCAGATTGCCAACCCGACCCCGTTCGCGTCCGATCAGGAGTCCGAGACCTACGCCTGGCTGTCGGAAGTCCCGAAGCTGCGTGAGTGGCTGGGCGGCCGCCAGGCCGTCGGCCTGTCCGAGTCCGGCTTCACCATCCGCAACCGCAAGTTCGAGTCGACGATCGAGATTGCCGTGGATTGGATGCGGCGCGATAAGACCGGCCAGATTCGGCAACGCATCAACGAACTGGCCGACGCTGACCGCGCCCATTGGGCGGAGTTGCTCACTGACCTGATCATTGCCGCTGAGGATACCGTCTGCTATGACGGCCAGTATTTCTTCGACAGCGACCACCCGGACCCGAGCCAGGGCACCAGTGCCACCCAGTCCAACGACCTGACCTATGACTCGGTCAGCGTCACGGTGCCGACCACGGTGGAGTTTGTCGCGGCGACCCTGAGCGCGACCAAGGCGCTGTTGAAGATGCGCACCGAGAAGGGCCGCTATCTGAACGCCGGGGCCAAGCGCTTCACCCTGATGGTGCCGGTCGACTTCATGGACGTGGCCGCCGCCGCCCTGGGCGCGACCGTCATCGCCGATACCGTCAGCCGTACCAACACCATTCAGGTGCTGGCCACGCTGGGCGGCTTCGGCTATGACCTGGTGATCAACCCGCGCCTGACCTGGACCACCAAGTTCGCCCTCTTCCGCGGCGACCGCAACGCCCAGGCACTGATCCGTCAGCAGGAGCAGGCGACCCAGGTGTCGGCGATTGCGGAGGGCTCCGAGTTGGAGTTCCAGAAGGACGTGCATCAGTACGGGCTCAAGGCGATCCGCGGCGCGGGCTTCGGGCGCTGGCAGCATTCGGCGCTGCTGACCTTCGTCTGA
- a CDS encoding HU family DNA-binding protein yields the protein MNKSQLSNTVAVVLGVSKSSGAATVDLVLEAIGGVLATGEDVTLHEFGTFRLIHRAAEPARAINGKTYAIPARTKVRFKAHAGLLARLPAPVPDPAA from the coding sequence TTGAACAAGTCCCAACTGAGCAACACCGTCGCCGTGGTCTTGGGAGTCTCCAAGTCCAGCGGTGCCGCCACCGTGGATCTGGTCCTGGAGGCGATCGGCGGCGTCCTGGCTACGGGGGAGGATGTCACGCTGCACGAGTTCGGCACCTTCCGCCTGATCCACCGGGCCGCGGAGCCGGCCCGTGCGATCAATGGCAAGACCTACGCCATCCCGGCCCGGACCAAGGTGCGCTTCAAGGCCCATGCGGGGCTGCTCGCGCGCCTGCCCGCCCCGGTCCCGGACCCGGCCGCCTGA